AGCCTTGGCTGACACGGAATTTGGTACGAGGGCTGAAATTGACTCTGCCAAGGCAACCGGCGCTGCTTGCCTGTTTTTCTGCATCCGTCAGAGCCCTGTGAGTCATTAATTTCTAGCCTTATCCACTTAATGAATTATCGCAGTTACCACTTCGCTAGCGGCTTTCAGCACTCTGGCTGTCTGTACCCCGTCACATCAAACAGAGCAGCGAGGAGCGGCAGAGCCGGGCTTGCCGAGGGCAGAGGCAGCACCCAGAGGAGCCCCGCAGCGCACAGCGGCACTGACTGGTGCAGAAGGGCTGACACGTGTGGCATTCCTTGTGGCAAATGATTGACAGACTCTCCGGGCACTGCTGGAGGCTGGGGTATAAATTTGGTGCCAGAGGACAACCCGTGTCTCAAACATCACACAGACATTAACCACCGGGGTGGGCTGAGAGTGGCCTGATTCTCACTCAGCCACTGACCTGCAGGACAATCGCTGGCAGTCATTTCACAACCCCACTTCTGGTTTTCCCTCCGCCCAGGTGGACGCCAGAGATCAGCAATGGGAGATGCTCCGAGGCTCGCTCACCGTGTCGAGTGCAACAGAGCTTATGAACAAGGGTATCAATACTGGCTGCAGTGAATCTTAGGTATCAGAGCCACAAAATATGCTCGTAACACAACCACGTAATGAAATGCTGCCCGCAACCAAATCTTGTGTTTGGGAAGGTTGGTTTCAGAAGTAGATGTTGGATTTCTCTCAGTGTGCATTGCTCATGAAGCACAAGGAGCTTGTTTGGTGGCAGTAGTGGTGCTGCTTTATTTGGTTGGAGGAAGGAAAACCTTGTCTTTGAAATGTGAGAAACTGGTGAGCAGGTGGGTGAGTTTGTGCATTTCCATGGGTGATGTAAGGCTGTATGGCGCTCATGGCCAGGAgtcactgctgcagcaaagcacagtgcAATTCTCTGTATCTGTACTGCAGGAGCATCAGCGTGCGCTCAGTGTCGTaaaaccacagagaaaaaaaaataatgtctttgatacaaaaaaaaaaaaaaaaaaaaaaaaaaaaaaagaaagaaaaagaggagtctcctctcctctcctctcctctcctctcctctcctctcctctcctctcctctcctctcctctcctctcctctcctcggCACAGATTTGCCCTTCATTGCCCTCTGAACCTCGCTGCAAAAAGCACGAGCTTTGCACAACCGGACCTCGCTTTTCTCCAAAGAGGGCTCTGCCATTTCAGCTCACCATTGGGAGGCACAATAGCCTGCTTTACCAAATTCCTGTAACCTCCTGGATGAAAGCATGCCAACCTTAGGTACCTTCCACGGTATTTTCTAGGATGCAAATCCTTGTTTACCTTGTTTACCATGCCTTTGCTCAGAACCTCCAATAATCTCCGTTACATCTAAGGTAAGCAGATCCCCCGTGCTGGAAGAGGCTCAGCGGCACTGCACCGAGCAGCCAAGGTGCTCCCCGGGCACAGCTGTGCCGCAGCAGCACTCACAGACGCCTCTGTAAGCGCACGTAGGTCACAATGCGTGGAGGGGCTTGGAAACTCAAGGCTCGTTCTCACCACAATGCCGTTACTGGGGAGCACTAATTCGGCTCTGCCTCAGGAAAAACTCTTCCTCGGACTTTTCCGGCCGTGGGTCGATCGGGACAGGAGAGCACTTTGCTGGTGGAGCTTCCGGACCAGAAGAGAAGTTGCAGAATTTCTCCTCGCAGAGAGGAACGCCTCGGTCCAACTGCAGCTCCCAAAAGACAATCCGGGCTCcgagcgcggcggcggcggcacggCTCTGTGCAATGCGGCCGGCCAAGGCAGGGAGGCGCGGATCGCTGCGCGCTGCCGCTCGCAGGGCCGGCAACGCCGCTCCgggccgccagggggcgctgcGCGACACCGCGGTGCGGACGTGGACGCGGAAGTGGCtggcggggcggcggggcggcggggcggcgcggggtcCGCGGAGCAGCCAtggcgcggggcggcggcaaGGCGGGCAGCCTGAAGGACAAGCTGGATGGCAACGAGCTGGACCTGAGCCTGTGCGGCCTGAGCGAGGTGCCGGTCAGGGAGCTGGTGAGCGTCCGAGCGTGCGGGGCCGGCCGGGAGCAGCGGGCCGATGCCGGCTTCGGGGCAGCAGCGCGGTGAGCCGGCGTGCGGGGACGGAGCCGGGCGGCGGAGCGTCACGACCCGTTCGGCGGAGCGGCGCTGCCCGGCCGCGCGAATGGCCCCGGGTTCGCTCCTTAGAGCGAGATCCCGGCTGCGGCCCCGTCAAGATACGACGTAGCTTCGCGGAAACAATACAAAATATCGCGGAAACGATACAAAAGTAGCGCCTTCGCGGAGGTTTCCGCACTGTACCCGTGCGTTCATTCGGGACTGCTTTCTTCCAGGCTGCGCTTCCAAAAGCAACCGTGCTGGATTTGTCCTGTAACAGCCTGGTTTCCTTGCCGGTAAGATGCCCGACAGCCTTTGAGAGGATGAAGCAGAGCTGGTAGGAAATATCGGGAAGAGACCCCTGGTGCTCCAACAGCCGCCGGCTCAGCCGGAGGTCGGAAGGAGCTCTGGGCTCTTTGCTCCTGCGGCGGCTGAAGGCGCCGCTGGCAGCGCAGGGCGGGTCGGTGCAGGCAGCGCTGCGGGACAGAGAGCAGCTGACAGAAAAGGGTTGCGCCGAGCAGAGTGCAGAACCTCCTGCCGAAGGATCCCGGCTGAATACCGAGCAGGCTCAGCAGCCGCAGCAGTTCAGCTGTCTCAGTTGTTCGGCACACCGCCTCCGGTTCGTCTGCCCCACCGTTACCTACCTCACTTTTCTGAGGCAAAGGAGGTGGGGGGATTGTCCTCCACCAGTTCCGTGGGAAGCTGGGGATTTGTGGCTTGTATCAAGGTGCAGACTCGGCACAGCCCCTGCCGAGGACCCTCAGTAAGGtgctgaaatgcttttcctgctttttggttgtgttttagTCAGATTTCTGCAGTTTGACACACCTGGTGAAACTGGATTTGAGTAAAAATCGGCTCCAGCAGCTGCCCGTGGACTTTGGGCGCCTGGTCAGCCTGCAGCACCTGGACCTCCTCAACAACCGTTTGGTCACCCTGCCCGTCAGCTTCGCGCAGCTCAAGGTAAAGCCGGCGGCCGGGCGGTTACGTAAAGCTTTGGGACGCAGCCCAGGGTCTTGTGATCCTTCTCAAGTTGATTTCTCTGGTGAAGCATCTATCCTGACGATACTCCTTCCAAAATTCAGCTGTCTCTGCGCTACGGCCCAGAGGAAATTCTCTCACGCCCATTGAGAACGCTGAGCTCCCCACTTGTCTTCCTATTTCATTCTTGGGAAAACCAAGCAGCTCTTTGCTTCAGCTTTGAATTTCTTAAATAACCACAAGTCTGTCGTGATGTTTGTGGCCGTCTGACAGCCCCCCCTTCACCACCTCTTCCTGCAGAACCTGAAGTGGCTGGATCTGAAGGACAATCCCCTGGATCCTGTTCTAGCTAAGGTAGCTGGCGACTGCCTGGATGAGAAGCAGTGCAAGCAGGCTGCAGTCAGGGTAAGGaacctgctgctgttttattcttgtttcttatctttttggtgatgtttttttcctctctttactTAGTAAGCTCTAAAGTTTCTTCAAGCAGTTCTCTGCACTGATTTTACTGCTTCCATGGCTAGAGAAAAAACATGGGGAGTCCCACTCTCAGTAGAACTGAGGACTAAATGCTGCTTGCTAAGGGATTGAAAGCACAATCAGACAAAATAACTTGTGCATAGGCTTTGTTATATTGTTATACTTTGTTATAACTTGTTATACTCCAGGGTATAAAAATCTTCATAGAACTACTATGGGAAACCATAGGGTCATGTAAATAGTTGCTGCTGGGATTTGTGGAGCAAAAAGTTACAATATGCACTTCTGTTACTgccttgccctgctgctgtgaaaTAGTTCAGGCTGATGaaacaagctgttctgtgatccTCTGTAGCTGCTAGCACCGCTTTTCCATGTAATTTTAGAGCAGAGACCTCTGCTTCTTAACTGCAAAGATTGGTGTAGCAAGAGTTCTCTCCAAGTCGTACCTGGAGGGCTCAGGTCAGCGGTCAGATCCACCTGACTGCCTTCGCACCCACTGCAGCCATTTGTGAGCTAACCTGCCGCGAGCCTTCTGCAGCCATCTCACCTTGTTCTCTTGGACCTTGAAGGTACTGCAGCACATGAAAGCGATCCAGTCTGAGCAGGATCGAGAGAGGCAACGGAAGCTCCAGGCAGAGCGAGGTAAGCACAGTCCTCACGCTGCTGAATGCTGCCCACAGTAGGGATTGCCAGCAGGCAAATATTTGTAACTATTGGAGTTCTGAGCAGGGTAGAATGGCTGGAAGGAGAAAGATACCCTGGGACACAGTGCTAGTTCCTGCCTTCTTGACAGAATCATAGGacagcttaggttggaagatACCTTAAGAATCACCTGGTTTCAACCCcgctgccatgggcagagacGCCTCCAACTGGACctggttgctcaaagccccgtTCAGCTTGGTCTTGCACCCTTACAGGGAGCAGAATGAAggataaataaaagaaagaaaaaaacccaccaccagAACAAACCACTACAGCACAGGACAGTTATTTGATTTCAGAGCATAGCTAAGGTTGGAACAGGTATCTGGGGGTCATCTGGTGCAACTCCCGCCTCAAGCAGGGGCATTGAGAGCAGCTCGCCCAGGACTGTGTCCAGGGGTTCCAACTAGGAACAGATAAGCAGGCAGTAAGGAAGAAGCCAGCGACAATCCTTTATGTAAATGGAAAACTTGCTGTTAATCcccagaaatggaaaagaagcgCGAGGCAGAACAGCGAGCCAGGGAGGCTCAGGAGAGGGAACTGAGGAAGCgagagaaggcagaagaaaaggaacGCAGGAGGCGGGAATACgatgctcagagagctgcaaaacaggaggtggaaaagaaaactaaaaaggaAACTGCGCAGACCCGAAGTAAGTGGTATCCACAGTGAGCTCAGGTAAAGTGCATTTTAATGTGTGCCTTGTGGAAAAGAGTGAACAGGAGCACTGCCTCAGAACTGCGTCATGCTTAACCTGCACTGTAGATTTGATAGTGCCAGATCTGCATTTATGCAGCCTAGGTGCTGAGAGACCAGGAGTGggggaagcagcacagcagcagagcttaCAGAAGCCTTACAGACAGGCAGCTGTAGGCAAGTAAAACAGTGATTTAACATCCAGGTTCCTGATGAACTACTGAGCTACAAGTTTCGTAAAGTGCTCTGAGTGCTCCTAAAAACTTCTCCATTCATTTAATCTTACTGTACTGAACTATAGGTTTAAAAACAGATCTTGTGCAACACACAGATGCTCTGCTCCTTTTTCACTTCTGCCCACGAAAGTAAATCTCATGCTCTTCTCCTAAAGTGACCGTAGTTAAATGAGGAGAGTTCTTTGAGAaaacaggagcacagcacaggctgaaaAGCACATTAAGTGAGCACGGCGCAGACGGGTAAGGATGCCTGAATAATTCCTCCCGTTGTCTTGCAAACGTTGTTCTTGCAGAGCCTGCCTCCAGTTCTCGCGCCCCTCCCCCAGCGCGGCACAAGCACTCGTGGTCGCGGTCGGTGCTGAgggcgctgctgctgctgctgctctgcatcctcGGCACTGTGGCTGTCTGCAGACTGACAGAGCTTCAACACCAACCGCTGTGCGTCAGCGTGAGCGCTCTCTACGAAGATGTAGTTGCTGCCGTGCAGAGCCACAAAACCCTGCAAAACGTGCTGCAGCAGAACTCGCAGCAGTGATTGTCCTGGATGGGCGCTTTGTCAGCATCTCCTTTCACCATCCACGCAGCCGGAATTCCTATGGAATTGTGTTCTGATGAAACGCTTTTTACCGTCAGCGTTGATTTGCTGGTCCTCTCCACGCACAGTAGTTACTGGCAGACCATCGCTGCTGCGCGCTTCTGTCGGCCGGCCGCTGCCATCACCTGCCTGCATTAACTTAACGCTCCTTGCCTCGAGGGATCCACAGCTAGCTCCTAAGACACAGACAGATGTCACTTCATAGGAGTGGGGAAAAAGGCGGCTTTCAGTTATCAGGTAGTTGTCGCTCTGTAATGCAGgtgtaagatttttttaatacgTATCCAGTTCTTGCTCTCGTTTCTGTTAGTGCTAAAATTGATGACGTGGCTGTATGGGAGTAACATAGGTAGGCCTGCTCCAGGACCAATGACGTGTGGAATGGctgtgcatctgtgtgtgttGGAGTGAAGGAGCTGATGTACTattgaaagaaactgaaaattttcaATACAACATTTTTCGCATCAATGTGTCTGAAGTGTTTGTGTTGTCACCTCAGGACAGAGCTCTGTTACACACCCTAGAGCAGCAACGCCCCTTTCTGACCGCGC
The genomic region above belongs to Lagopus muta isolate bLagMut1 chromosome 18, bLagMut1 primary, whole genome shotgun sequence and contains:
- the LRRC59 gene encoding leucine-rich repeat-containing protein 59, whose translation is MARGGGKAGSLKDKLDGNELDLSLCGLSEVPVRELAALPKATVLDLSCNSLVSLPSDFCSLTHLVKLDLSKNRLQQLPVDFGRLVSLQHLDLLNNRLVTLPVSFAQLKNLKWLDLKDNPLDPVLAKVAGDCLDEKQCKQAAVRVLQHMKAIQSEQDRERQRKLQAEREMEKKREAEQRAREAQERELRKREKAEEKERRRREYDAQRAAKQEVEKKTKKETAQTRKPASSSRAPPPARHKHSWSRSVLRALLLLLLCILGTVAVCRLTELQHQPLCVSVSALYEDVVAAVQSHKTLQNVLQQNSQQ